A window of Fictibacillus halophilus contains these coding sequences:
- the pyrR gene encoding bifunctional pyr operon transcriptional regulator/uracil phosphoribosyltransferase PyrR, with product MSKTVLMDDQAIRRALTRIAHEIIERNKGVKDIVLAGIKTRGEFLAKRLAERIEQIEGNAVSVGVIDITLYRDDLKIKTDNSEPEVKGTDIPVEVTDKKIILVDDVLYTGRTVRAGMDAIMDLGRASNIQLAVLIDRGHRELPIRADYVGKNVPTSSEEIISASLIEVDGFDEVSISTTK from the coding sequence ATGTCAAAGACAGTATTAATGGATGACCAAGCGATCAGAAGAGCTCTTACTCGAATCGCGCATGAAATTATCGAGCGTAATAAGGGAGTTAAAGACATCGTATTAGCTGGCATAAAAACCCGTGGTGAATTTCTTGCAAAGCGTCTTGCTGAACGCATCGAACAGATTGAAGGAAATGCTGTTTCAGTTGGTGTGATTGATATCACATTGTACCGAGATGATCTTAAGATCAAAACGGACAATTCTGAACCTGAAGTAAAAGGAACGGATATTCCAGTTGAAGTGACAGACAAAAAGATAATCCTAGTAGATGATGTTCTTTATACAGGTAGAACAGTTAGAGCGGGAATGGATGCCATCATGGATCTAGGACGAGCTTCTAACATACAGCTTGCGGTTCTCATTGACAGAGGACATAGAGAGCTTCCAATTCGAGCAGATTATGTTGGAAAGAATGTTCCAACATCAAGTGAAGAAATAATTTCCGCTTCTTTAATAGAAGTAGATGGGTTCGATGAAGTATCTATCTCAACAACTAAATAA
- a CDS encoding solute carrier family 23 protein has product MENQTKAILDVHDKPSPVQWLTLSLQHLFAMFGATVLVPFLVGLHPGVALVSSGLATLAYLLVTKGQIPAYLGSSFAFITPILTVKAFGGPEAAMLGSFLAGLVYGVVALLIKGFGFKWLMRVLPPVVVGPVIIVIGLGLANVAVGMAMNDPATEKYSLMHFTVALFTLAVTIICSIFFRGILGIIPILIGIIAGFTFAYFRGIVDFSKVAEAKWIQAPDFFVPFVNYTPDFTWSIAMIMMPVAAVTIAEHIGHQLVLSKVVGRNFIEKPGLHRSILGDGMGVIIGSLIGGPPVTTYGENIGVLAITRVYSVFVIGGAAVTAILFGFSGKVTALISTIPTAVMGGVSILLFGIIASSGLRMLVDNNIDFGNKRNLIISSVILVTGIGGAALKINANFEIAGMALATLIGIVLNLVLPGRENDKDLINKMFKTNDNDTAA; this is encoded by the coding sequence ATGGAAAACCAGACTAAAGCGATTTTAGATGTACATGATAAACCATCACCCGTTCAGTGGTTAACATTGAGCCTGCAGCACTTGTTCGCGATGTTTGGCGCTACAGTGCTAGTACCATTCTTAGTGGGACTTCACCCGGGTGTAGCACTCGTATCAAGTGGACTTGCAACGTTAGCTTATCTCTTAGTAACAAAAGGACAAATTCCTGCTTATCTCGGATCAAGTTTTGCTTTTATCACACCGATCTTAACGGTTAAAGCTTTTGGAGGGCCAGAGGCAGCAATGCTCGGAAGCTTTTTAGCTGGATTAGTTTACGGAGTGGTAGCACTTTTGATTAAAGGATTCGGTTTTAAGTGGCTTATGAGAGTTTTACCGCCTGTAGTAGTCGGTCCGGTAATCATCGTAATCGGTTTAGGGTTAGCAAATGTAGCAGTTGGTATGGCGATGAACGATCCGGCAACAGAAAAATATAGCTTGATGCACTTTACGGTAGCCTTATTTACTCTCGCGGTAACAATCATTTGCTCGATCTTCTTTAGAGGGATTTTAGGAATCATTCCGATTCTGATTGGAATCATTGCCGGCTTTACCTTTGCATACTTCAGAGGAATCGTAGATTTTTCGAAAGTAGCAGAAGCGAAGTGGATTCAAGCACCAGATTTCTTCGTACCTTTTGTAAACTATACACCTGACTTTACGTGGAGTATCGCTATGATCATGATGCCAGTTGCTGCGGTAACGATTGCAGAACATATCGGACACCAGCTCGTACTTTCAAAAGTAGTCGGGAGAAACTTTATTGAAAAGCCAGGTCTTCATCGCTCGATCTTAGGAGATGGAATGGGCGTAATCATCGGCTCTTTAATCGGAGGACCTCCTGTAACAACGTATGGTGAAAATATTGGAGTGTTAGCGATCACTCGCGTATATTCGGTCTTCGTGATCGGAGGAGCAGCCGTAACAGCGATTCTGTTTGGCTTCTCTGGGAAAGTAACCGCACTGATCAGTACGATTCCAACAGCGGTTATGGGAGGAGTCTCCATCCTCTTATTCGGAATCATCGCTTCATCAGGCTTACGAATGTTAGTAGACAACAATATCGATTTTGGAAATAAAAGAAACTTGATCATCTCATCAGTCATTTTAGTAACAGGTATTGGTGGAGCAGCATTAAAAATTAATGCAAACTTTGAAATTGCTGGTATGGCTTTAGCAACTCTTATTGGTATCGTTTTAAACCTAGTGCTCCCAGGACGAGAGAATGACAAAGATTTGATAAACAAGATGTTCAAAACAAACGATAACGACACAGCCGCATAA
- a CDS encoding aspartate carbamoyltransferase catalytic subunit: protein MKHLLTMNELSIEDIQFILRKAEEFKSGKQDEIFKQKLIANLFFEPSTRTRFSFEAAEHRLGMKPLNVEVNGSSVQKGETLYDTLRTLEEIGVEAFVIRHPEDRYFDGLAEKINVPIINAGDGCGNHPTQSLLDLLTIQQEFIVLQGLTVVIVGDILHSRVARSNAEVLRKMGAKVLFSGPEEWFVDEWKDDFIPMDEAVEQADALMMLRIQHERHSASMHLTKEDYHQQYGLTVEREKRMKAHSIIMHPAPVNRGVEIADELVECERSRIFKQVQNGVFIRMAVLRWALNTNQEAINDELLIKKR, encoded by the coding sequence ATGAAACATTTACTAACAATGAATGAGTTATCGATTGAAGACATTCAATTCATATTGAGAAAAGCAGAAGAGTTTAAAAGCGGAAAGCAAGACGAGATCTTCAAACAAAAGTTGATCGCAAATTTATTTTTTGAGCCAAGTACAAGAACTAGGTTTAGCTTTGAAGCGGCAGAACACAGACTTGGCATGAAACCTTTAAACGTAGAAGTAAACGGTTCATCCGTGCAAAAGGGCGAGACGCTTTATGATACGTTACGAACGCTAGAGGAAATAGGAGTGGAGGCATTTGTTATCAGGCATCCCGAAGATCGCTATTTCGACGGCTTAGCTGAAAAAATAAATGTTCCGATCATCAATGCTGGTGATGGATGTGGCAATCACCCGACCCAATCTCTGTTAGATCTTTTGACGATACAACAAGAATTTATTGTACTGCAAGGATTAACCGTTGTAATTGTAGGTGATATCCTACATAGCCGTGTTGCTCGCTCAAACGCAGAAGTCCTCCGAAAGATGGGAGCGAAAGTATTATTTTCAGGACCAGAAGAATGGTTCGTAGATGAATGGAAAGACGATTTCATCCCAATGGATGAGGCGGTCGAACAAGCTGATGCACTTATGATGCTCAGAATACAACACGAAAGACATAGCGCGTCAATGCATCTCACGAAAGAAGATTATCATCAGCAATATGGTTTAACGGTTGAAAGAGAAAAAAGGATGAAAGCACACAGCATTATCATGCACCCAGCTCCTGTAAATCGAGGCGTTGAAATAGCAGATGAACTTGTTGAGTGTGAACGCTCAAGAATATTTAAGCAAGTACAGAATGGTGTTTTTATTCGAATGGCGGTATTGAGATGGGCATTGAATACGAATCAGGAGGCTATTAACGATGAGCTACTTATTAAAAAACGCTAA